The following coding sequences lie in one Aspergillus puulaauensis MK2 DNA, chromosome 3, nearly complete sequence genomic window:
- the chsG gene encoding chitin synthase class III (CAZy:GT2_Chitin_synth;~COG:M;~EggNog:ENOG410PFUV;~InterPro:IPR029044,IPR004835,IPR004834,IPR013616;~PFAM:PF01644,PF08407,PF13632;~TransMembrane:7 (o549-565i585-603o633-654i666-688o708-735i847-867o887-907i);~go_function: GO:0004100 - chitin synthase activity [Evidence IEA];~go_function: GO:0016758 - transferase activity, transferring hexosyl groups [Evidence IEA];~go_process: GO:0006031 - chitin biosynthetic process [Evidence IEA]) — MAYNGSGSNSPGAKDYDDAHRLQDLGHPNNTSYEEEASRGLLSSQQSPFAGPFDDPHQRGLTASPVQRPTSGYSLTESYTPDAGYHDPYGGNGSVYSGQSENPAAAFGVPGRVASPYARSETSSTEAWRQRQAPGPGGGGGGGGGLRRYATRKVKLVQGSVLSVDYPVPSAIQNAIQAKYRNDLEGGSEEFTHMRYTAATCDPNEFTLHNGYNLRPAMYNRHTELLIAITYYNEDKTLTARTLHGVMQNIRDIVNLKKSEFWNKGGPAWQKIVVCLVFDGIDPCDKDTLDVLATVGIYQDGVMKRDVDGKETVAHIFEYTTQLSVTPNQQLIRPTDDGPSTLPPVQMMFCLKQKNSKKINSHRWLFNAFGRILNPEVCILLDAGTKPGHKSLLYLWEAFYNDKDLGGACGEIHAMLGKGWKKLINPLVAAQNFEYKISNILDKPLESSFGYVSVLPGAFSAYRFRAIMGRPLEQYFHGDHTLSKQLGKKGIEGMNIFKKNMFLAEDRILCFELVAKAGSKWHLSYVKASKGETDVPEGAPEFISQRRRWLNGSFAAGIYSLMHFGRMYKSGHNIIRMFFLHLQMLYNWFSTFLTWFSLASYWLTTTVIMDLVGTPSASNGDTAFPFGHSATPIINTLVKYIYLAFLLLQFILALGNRPKGSKFTYLASFVVFGIIQLYVVVDALYLVVRAFTNHDTMDFDTTHGVGAFLSSFFGSSGAGIIIIALAATFGLYFVASFMYLDPWHMFTSFPAYMAVQSSYINILNVYAFSNWHDVSWGTKGSDKADALPSAKTSGGKEAVIEEIDKPQADIDSQFESTVKRALTPYVAPVEKEEKSLDDSYKSFRTRLVTLWLFSNGLMAVCITSESVNKFGFTNESTERTARFFQALLWSNAFVALVRFIGATWFLGKTGLLCCFARR, encoded by the exons ATGGCCTACAACGGCTCTGGTTCCAATTCGCCTGGGGCCAAAGATTACGATGATGCCCATCGTCTTCAGGATCTGGGACACCCTAACAACACCTCT tacgaagaagaagcctcAAGGGGATTGTTATCCAGCCAGCAAAGCCCTTTCGCCGGGCCCTTCGATGACCCCCATCAGCGTGGCCTGACGGCTTCGCCAGTTCAAAGACCGACCTCCGGATACAGCTTGACGGAATCTTACACTCCAGATGCCGGGTACCATGATCCATACGGTGGTAATGGATCGGTCTACTCAGGCCAGTCGGAGAACCCTGCAGCCGCCTTTGGCGTCCCGGGACGTGTAGCTTCGCCCTACGCTCGCAGCGAAACTTCTTCTACAGAAGCCTGGCGGCAACGACAGGCgcctggccctggcggcggcggcggcggcggcggtggacTTCGCCGTTATGCTACCAGAAAGGTTAAGCTAGTCCAGGGTTCCGTCCTGAGTGTGGACTACCCTGTCCCTAGCGCCATTCAGAATGCTATTCAGGCCAAGTATCGGAATGATCTTGAGGGTGGAAGTGAAGAATTCACGCATATGCGAT ACACTGCTGCGACTTGCGATCCCAACGAATTCACACTCCACAACGGTTACAACCTTCGTCCGGCGATGTACAACAGACATACTGAGTTGCTGATCGCCATCACCTATTATAACGAAGATAAGACGCTCACCGCCCGTACACTGCACGGTGTTATGCAAAATATTCGCGATATTGTCAATCTCAAAAAATCAGAGTTCTGGAATAAAGGTGGTCCCGCCTGGCAGAAGATTGTGGTCTGTCTTGTTTTCGATGGTATCGACCCTTGTGACAAGGACACCCTGGATGTCTTGGCCACGGTTGGTATCTACCAGGATGGTGTCATGAAGCGTGATGTTGATGGAAAGGAAACCGTTGCTCATATT TTTGAGTACACAACCCAGCTCTCTGTCACCCCTAACCAGCAGCTCATCCGACCCACGGATGATGGCCCTAGCACTCTTCCTCCTGTGCAGATGATGTTCTGCCTCAAGCAAAAGAACAGCAAGAAGATCAACTCTCACAGATGGCTTTTCAATGCTTTCGGCCGTATTCTAAACCCCGAAGTTTGCATTCTGCTCGATGCTGGTACGAAGCCTGGTCACAAGTCTTTGCTCTACCTCTGGGAAGCTTTCTACAACGACAAGGATCTTGGAGGTGCTTGTGGTGAAATTCACGCTATGTTGGGTAAGGGATGGAAGAAACTTATCAACCCCTTAGTTGCCGCACAGAACTTTGAGTATAAGATCAGTAACATTCTTGATAAGCCTTTGGAGAGTTCTTTTGGCTATGTCAGTGTGTTGCCTGGTGCGTTCTCGGCATACCGATTCCGCGCGATTATGGGTCGTCCTCTTGAACAATATTTCCATGGTGATCACACTCTTTCCAAACAGCTGGGTAAGAAGGGTATCGAGGGCATGAACATTTTCAAGAAGAACATGTTCTTGGCCGAAGATCGTATCCTGTGTTTCGAACTGGTGGCCAAAGCGGGTTCTAAATGGCACTTGTCATATGTTAAGGCCTCCAAGGGTGAAACCGATGTACCCGAAGGTGCTCCCGAGTTCATCTCCCAGCGTCGTCGTTGGCTGAACGGTTCTTTTGCTGCCGGTATCTATTCGCTCATGCACTTTGGACGTATGTACAAAAGTGGACACAACATTATTCGAAtgttcttcctccatcttcaaatGTTGTACAATTGGTTCTCAACTTTCTTGACCTGGTTTTCTCTCG CATCTTACTGGCTTACAACTACTGTCATTATGGACTTGGTCGGAACTCCCAGCGCGAGCAACGGTGACACTGCTTTCCCATTCGGTCACTCTGCAACTCCTATCATCAACACTTTGGTGAAATACATCTACCTTGCGTTCCTCTTGTTGCAGTTTATTCTCGCGCTAGGAAACCGACCGAAGGGATCCAAGTTCACATACCTCGCATCGTTTGTTGTCTTTGGTATCATTCAACTTTACGTTGTCGTTGATGCGCTCTACCTGGTGGTACGCGCCTTTACTAATCACGATACCATGGATTTTGACACGACTCACGGAGTTGGTGCCTTCCTGAGCTCGTTCTTCGGATCCAGCGGTGCtggtattattattattgctcTTGCTGCTACATTCGGTCTTTACTTCGTTGCGTCGTTCATGTACTTGGACCCGTGGCACATGTTCACGTCATTCCCCGCGTACATGGCTGTCCAGTCTTCTTATATCAACATCCTGAACGTTTACGCCTTCAGCAATTGGCACGATGTGTCCTGGGGTACTAAAGGTTCCGATAAAGCGGATGCGCTCCCCTCCGCGAAGACCTCCGGAGGCAAGGAGGCAGTTATTGAGGAAATCGACAAGCCTCAGGCCGATATTGACAGCCAATTTGAGTCCACTGTCAAGCGAGCCCTGACTCCTTATGTGGCTCCggtggagaaggaagaaaagtCCCTGGATGACTCATACAAGAGTTTCCGTACGAGACTGGTCACTCTCTGGCTCTTTAGTAACGGTCTGATGGCTGTCTGCATTACCAGCGAAAGCGTGAACAAGTTCGGATTTACG AACGAATCAACCGAGCGAACAGCGCGTTTCTTCCAAGCCCTTCTGTGGTCTAATGCTTTTGTTGCTCTCGTTCGTTTTATCGGAGCCACTTGGTTCCTTGGCAAGACGGGTCTTCTCTGCTGCTTCGCCCGCCGGTAG
- the UBC12 gene encoding NEDD8-conjugating protein UBC12 (COG:O;~EggNog:ENOG410PN5Z;~InterPro:IPR016135,IPR023313,IPR000608;~PFAM:PF00179): MLKIWSMKQQQQQAENAEGAAGKKKKKVTAAQLRVQRDLQELTLGNTMKMAFPNPDDILNFTLTIEPDEGMYKGGSFVFTFAVNQNFPHDPPKVKCTQKIYHPNIDLEGNVCLNILREDWKPVLNLNAVVVGMQVCFTFF, encoded by the exons ATGCTCAAAATTTGGTCTATG aaacaacagcagcagcaggctgaAAATGCCGAAGGCGctgcggggaagaagaagaagaaggtcacaGCCGCTCAGCTGCGTGTCCAGCGAG ACCTCCAAGAGCTCACGCTTGGAAACACAATGAAAATGGCATTCCCGAACCCCGACGACATCCTGAATTTCACACTTACGATCGAGCCCGACGAGGGCATGTACAAGGGCGGCTCGTTCGTCTTCACTTTCGCTGTGAACCAGAACTTCCCGCATGACCCGCCGAAAGTGAAATGCACGCAGAAGATATACCATCCAAATATTGATCTCGAGGGGAACGTTTGTCTTAATATTCTGCGCGAGGACTGGAAGCCCGTTCTGAATTTGAATGCGGTTGTTGTGGGGATGCAGGTCTGTTTCACCTTCTTTTAA